A single bacterium DNA region contains:
- a CDS encoding biotin--[acetyl-CoA-carboxylase] ligase has product MGGKEMGVRSDVSFTFYFLLSTFYFLFSGEKERKLMWQAQEIKENLVSKIFGRQIHTFDEVGSTQDIAHSLAAFGAPEGTLVIAEIQTEGKGQPSKTWISPKGGLWFSLVLTPTLMNINQASGLTILVALSIARAIKEMTNLNILIKWPNDLYLNNKKVGGILTESSTVEVAVRYIIIGVGINVNVDSQTLPSKATSLKDALGKEIPIIEILAKILEGMEKDYLKFKKVQNLAPFLNEINQLSSIVGRHITVQLPDKSIEGSAVSIDGQGRLLVELENGETEIITAGEVMV; this is encoded by the coding sequence GTGGGAGGTAAGGAGATGGGCGTGAGGAGTGATGTTTCCTTTACTTTCTACTTTCTACTCTCTACTTTCTACTTCCTATTTTCAGGGGAAAAGGAGCGAAAACTTATGTGGCAGGCACAAGAGATTAAAGAAAATCTTGTGAGTAAAATTTTCGGTCGGCAGATACATACATTTGACGAGGTGGGTTCAACTCAGGATATTGCTCATTCATTAGCCGCTTTTGGTGCACCTGAAGGAACTTTAGTTATTGCCGAAATCCAGACTGAAGGCAAAGGACAACCATCAAAAACATGGATATCCCCAAAAGGAGGTTTGTGGTTTTCTTTGGTCCTCACACCAACCTTAATGAACATAAATCAAGCCTCTGGATTGACGATTTTAGTTGCCTTGAGTATTGCCCGGGCAATCAAAGAAATGACTAACCTGAATATCCTTATCAAATGGCCTAATGACCTGTATCTCAATAATAAAAAAGTAGGTGGAATATTGACAGAAAGCTCAACGGTTGAAGTTGCGGTTAGATATATTATTATCGGGGTAGGGATTAATGTCAATGTGGATTCTCAAACACTTCCATCAAAGGCAACATCACTCAAAGATGCATTGGGAAAAGAAATTCCGATAATAGAAATTTTAGCAAAGATATTGGAAGGTATGGAAAAAGATTATCTTAAATTCAAGAAGGTGCAAAATCTCGCTCCTTTTTTAAATGAAATCAACCAGTTATCCTCAATCGTGGGCAGACACATAACGGTTCAATTACCAGATAAATCAATAGAAGGCTCTGCGGTGTCA